One Ricinus communis isolate WT05 ecotype wild-type chromosome 7, ASM1957865v1, whole genome shotgun sequence genomic region harbors:
- the LOC8259704 gene encoding glycine oxidase isoform X1, with amino-acid sequence MASMSVYSPRSNLHNRDVVSLPSSSRHLCTNIKTTFFGSKLPAKPISISLSHYNAPKLRREPLITASTHTFDVVIVGAGIIGLAIARQFLIGSNLSVAVVDKAVPCSGATGAGQGYIWMAHKSPESDTWELTMRSHKLWKMLADSIHDQGLNPLEVLGWKMTGSLLVGRTPEESEVLKKRVQQLSEAGLRVEYLSSHDLHLQEPAIQVGESGGAAFLPDDCQLDAHRTVAFIEKANRYFATKGRYAEFYHDPVISLLRSSSSGEIEAVQTSKNTLYSKKAIVVAAGCWSGSLMHDLFREYDIVFNIPVKPRKGHLLVLESFGSLTLNHGVMEAGYVDHQGAGVNCTSAVSGLFDHKKNLSVSMTATMDVMGNLVLGSSREFSGFSTQADESIVGHIWNRAGEFFPKLKEVYLGDLTASRKLRIGLRPYMPDGKPVIGSIPDFPNVLIATGHEGGGLSLALGTAEMVADMVLGNPGTVNYAPFSVQGRCC; translated from the exons ATGGCTTCAATGTCGGTTTATTCTCCGCGTTCCAATCTCCACAACAGAGACGTCGTTTCACTTCCAAGTAGTAGTAGACATTTATGTACTAATATCAAAACTACCTTCTTTGGCTCTAAATTGCCCGCGAAACCTATTTCAATTTCATTGTCTCATTACAATGCCCCGAAACTCCGGCGCGAACCTCTTATCACAGCTTCTACTCATACTTTCGATGTTGTCATTGTTGGTGCTGGAATTATAGGGTTAGCTATTGCCCGGCAGTTCCTAATCGGGTCGAATTTATCCGTTGCTGTAGTCGATAAAGCCGTCCCGTGCTCCGGTGCCACTGGTGCAG GGCAAGGCTACATATGGATGGCACACAAGTCACCGGAGAGTGATACATGGGAGCTCACAATGCGAAGCCACAAGTTGTGGAAAATGCTTGCGGATAGTATCCATGATCAAGGTTTGAATCCACTTGAGGTTCTGGGCTGGAAGATGACTG GAAGTTTGTTAGTAGGCAGAACACCTGAAGAGTCAGAGGTGTTGAAAAAGAGGGTGCAACAGCTATCTGAAGCTGGATTAAGAGTGGAGTATTTGTCTAGTCATGATTTGCATTTGCAAGAACCTGCAATACAGGTTGGGGAAAGTGGCGGGGCTGCCTTTCTTCCGGATGATTGTCAATTGGATGCTCATCGTACTGTTGCATTTATTGAAAAG GCTAATAGATATTTTGCGACAAAAGGGCGATATGCAGAGTTCTACCATGATCCAGTGATAAGTTTATTGAG ATCTTCTAGCAGTGGGGAGATTGAAGCTGTTCAGACTTCCAAGAATACCTTGTATAGTAAGAAGGCTATTGTAGTTGCAGCTGGTTGTTGGAGTGGGTCTTTGATGCATGACCTATTTAGAGAGTATGATATTGTGTTTAACATCCCTGTTAAGCCTCGAAAG GGTCACTTGCTTGTGCTTGAGAGCTTTGGCTCTCTTACACTGAATCATGGCGTGATGGAGGCGGGTTATGTTGATCATCAAGGTGCAGGAGTGAATTGCACCAGTGCAGTATCAGGACTGTTTGATCATAAGAAAAACTTGTCTGTCTCAATGACAGCCACCATGGATGTAATGGGAAACCTTGTTCTTG GTAGCAGCCGTGAGTTTTCTGGGTTTAGCACTCAAGCAGATGAATCTATTGTTGGTCATATATGGAACCGGGCTGGAGAATTCTTTCCCAAATTAAAAGAGGTGTACCTTGGGGATTTAACTGCAAGCAGAAAACTGAGAATAGGATTACGCCCTTACA TGCCAGATGGGAAGCCGGTCATTGGGTCTATTCCTGATTTTCCAAATGTGCTCATTGCAACTGGGCATGAAGGTGGAGGACTTTCACTG GCTTTGGGTACTGCTGAAATGGTTGCTGATATGGTGTTGGGCAACCCTGGCACTGTCAATTATGCTCCATTTTCTGTTCAGGGGAGATGTTGTTGA
- the LOC8259704 gene encoding glycine oxidase isoform X2, which produces MASMSVYSPRSNLHNRDVVSLPSSSRHLCTNIKTTFFGSKLPAKPISISLSHYNAPKLRREPLITASTHTFDVVIVGAGIIGLAIARQFLIGSNLSVAVVDKAVPCSGATGAGQGYIWMAHKSPESDTWELTMRSHKLWKMLADSIHDQGLNPLEVLGWKMTGSLLVGRTPEESEVLKKRVQQLSEAGLRVEYLSSHDLHLQEPAIQVGESGGAAFLPDDCQLDAHRTVAFIEKANRYFATKGRYAEFYHDPVISLLRSSSSGEIEAVQTSKNTLYSKKAIVVAAGCWSGSLMHDLFREYDIVFNIPVKPRKGHLLVLESFGSLTLNHGVMEAGYVDHQGAGVNCTSAVSGLFDHKKNLSVSMTATMDVMGNLVLGSSREFSGFSTQADESIVGHIWNRAGEFFPKLKEVYLGDLTASRKLRIGLRPYMPDGKPVIGSIPDFPNVLIATGHEGGGLSLLQENYPTDKILSRAGGAV; this is translated from the exons ATGGCTTCAATGTCGGTTTATTCTCCGCGTTCCAATCTCCACAACAGAGACGTCGTTTCACTTCCAAGTAGTAGTAGACATTTATGTACTAATATCAAAACTACCTTCTTTGGCTCTAAATTGCCCGCGAAACCTATTTCAATTTCATTGTCTCATTACAATGCCCCGAAACTCCGGCGCGAACCTCTTATCACAGCTTCTACTCATACTTTCGATGTTGTCATTGTTGGTGCTGGAATTATAGGGTTAGCTATTGCCCGGCAGTTCCTAATCGGGTCGAATTTATCCGTTGCTGTAGTCGATAAAGCCGTCCCGTGCTCCGGTGCCACTGGTGCAG GGCAAGGCTACATATGGATGGCACACAAGTCACCGGAGAGTGATACATGGGAGCTCACAATGCGAAGCCACAAGTTGTGGAAAATGCTTGCGGATAGTATCCATGATCAAGGTTTGAATCCACTTGAGGTTCTGGGCTGGAAGATGACTG GAAGTTTGTTAGTAGGCAGAACACCTGAAGAGTCAGAGGTGTTGAAAAAGAGGGTGCAACAGCTATCTGAAGCTGGATTAAGAGTGGAGTATTTGTCTAGTCATGATTTGCATTTGCAAGAACCTGCAATACAGGTTGGGGAAAGTGGCGGGGCTGCCTTTCTTCCGGATGATTGTCAATTGGATGCTCATCGTACTGTTGCATTTATTGAAAAG GCTAATAGATATTTTGCGACAAAAGGGCGATATGCAGAGTTCTACCATGATCCAGTGATAAGTTTATTGAG ATCTTCTAGCAGTGGGGAGATTGAAGCTGTTCAGACTTCCAAGAATACCTTGTATAGTAAGAAGGCTATTGTAGTTGCAGCTGGTTGTTGGAGTGGGTCTTTGATGCATGACCTATTTAGAGAGTATGATATTGTGTTTAACATCCCTGTTAAGCCTCGAAAG GGTCACTTGCTTGTGCTTGAGAGCTTTGGCTCTCTTACACTGAATCATGGCGTGATGGAGGCGGGTTATGTTGATCATCAAGGTGCAGGAGTGAATTGCACCAGTGCAGTATCAGGACTGTTTGATCATAAGAAAAACTTGTCTGTCTCAATGACAGCCACCATGGATGTAATGGGAAACCTTGTTCTTG GTAGCAGCCGTGAGTTTTCTGGGTTTAGCACTCAAGCAGATGAATCTATTGTTGGTCATATATGGAACCGGGCTGGAGAATTCTTTCCCAAATTAAAAGAGGTGTACCTTGGGGATTTAACTGCAAGCAGAAAACTGAGAATAGGATTACGCCCTTACA TGCCAGATGGGAAGCCGGTCATTGGGTCTATTCCTGATTTTCCAAATGTGCTCATTGCAACTGGGCATGAAGGTGGAGGACTTTCACTG